The following are from one region of the Anaeropeptidivorans aminofermentans genome:
- the ftcD gene encoding glutamate formimidoyltransferase: MKKYVHAVPNFSEGRRTEVIEAVVDNFRNKEGIKLMGYFPDEDFNRTVIEVIGELEPLKKALIEMTKTSIKNIDMEHQSGNHPRIGAQDTIPLFPVKNITIEELKEVAEELGKTVYEELGVPVYFSGENARNENRKSIDYIRKGQYEGLKEVAHLPERAPDLGEGKLHPTAGAVIVSAGLRPLVAFNVILDTDDLVVAKNIAKILRGPSGGFTTVRSIGLKFEERNKVAVSMNMFDFEKTPLYRTFELVSLEAKRYGVNVLGSELVGTLPQEALVNSIEYYLKLENFNRDQIIDNHLMDLK, from the coding sequence ATGAAGAAATACGTTCATGCAGTTCCTAATTTCAGCGAGGGAAGAAGAACAGAGGTAATTGAAGCCGTAGTAGATAATTTTAGAAATAAAGAAGGAATAAAGCTTATGGGCTATTTCCCCGATGAAGACTTTAACAGAACCGTTATTGAGGTTATCGGGGAGCTTGAGCCTTTAAAGAAGGCCCTTATAGAAATGACCAAAACCTCTATTAAAAATATCGATATGGAGCACCAATCAGGAAACCACCCAAGAATTGGCGCTCAGGATACCATTCCGCTCTTCCCCGTGAAAAACATCACCATAGAAGAGCTTAAAGAAGTAGCAGAAGAATTAGGAAAAACAGTATATGAAGAATTAGGCGTTCCCGTATATTTTTCCGGCGAAAACGCAAGAAACGAAAACAGAAAGAGCATCGACTACATCAGAAAAGGCCAGTACGAAGGCTTAAAAGAAGTTGCCCATTTGCCTGAAAGAGCTCCGGATTTAGGCGAAGGTAAACTTCATCCAACAGCCGGAGCCGTTATCGTAAGCGCAGGCTTAAGACCTCTTGTAGCATTTAACGTTATACTTGATACCGATGATTTAGTTGTTGCAAAAAACATCGCTAAAATCTTAAGAGGACCAAGCGGAGGTTTTACAACAGTACGTTCTATCGGCCTTAAATTTGAGGAAAGAAATAAAGTAGCCGTTTCCATGAATATGTTTGACTTTGAAAAAACACCTCTTTACAGAACCTTTGAGCTTGTAAGCCTTGAAGCAAAAAGATACGGTGTAAACGTTCTGGGAAGCGAGCTTGTAGGGACTCTTCCCCAGGAAGCCCTTGTAAATTCAATTGAATATTATCTTAAACTTGAAAATTTCAACAGAGATCAGATTATCGACAACCATCTTATGGATTTAAAATAA
- a CDS encoding PQQ-dependent sugar dehydrogenase codes for MNKAAYYILYSMLQKKVQQFNRTQNTRPVSKTETDLGIPYDVETAADNLRIPWAMDIASDGTIYFTERPGEIRMIRDGELYPMPIIRFGLPFVDVGEGGLMGIVLDPDFDENRFMYVMYSYEDGGQIFNRVARLVERENEASYDRIIIDRIPGSRVNDGGRIKIGPDGKLYITAGDSGNGDLAQDLNSLAGKILRVNLDGSIPEDNPFPDSPVYSYGHRNPQGIAWGINNTMYASEHGQSGYDEINIIVPGGNYGWPLVRGPETLEEHPDFIRPIISSGDSTWAPAGIAYVEEGPWAGRLLVANLRGQQLLALTLSDDGQEVQNMEILLKDTYGRLRDVYYAPDGSLYILTSNTDGRGTPRPGDDLMLHLTPRAES; via the coding sequence ATGAATAAAGCAGCTTACTATATTTTATATAGCATGCTTCAGAAAAAAGTGCAACAATTTAATAGAACTCAAAATACAAGGCCTGTATCCAAAACAGAAACGGATTTAGGTATTCCCTATGATGTAGAAACTGCCGCAGATAACTTAAGGATACCTTGGGCCATGGATATCGCCTCAGACGGAACCATTTATTTTACAGAGAGACCGGGGGAAATTAGAATGATAAGAGATGGGGAGCTTTATCCCATGCCTATCATCAGATTTGGTCTCCCCTTTGTTGACGTGGGGGAAGGAGGGCTTATGGGAATCGTCCTTGACCCTGATTTTGATGAAAACAGGTTTATGTATGTTATGTATTCCTACGAAGACGGCGGACAGATATTTAACAGGGTTGCAAGGCTTGTAGAAAGAGAAAACGAAGCTTCCTACGATAGAATCATAATCGATAGGATTCCGGGAAGCAGGGTAAATGACGGCGGAAGAATAAAAATAGGGCCTGACGGAAAGCTTTATATAACCGCCGGAGATTCCGGAAACGGTGACTTGGCGCAGGATTTAAACAGCCTTGCCGGTAAAATATTAAGAGTAAACCTTGACGGCAGCATTCCTGAGGACAATCCCTTCCCAGATTCTCCTGTTTACAGCTATGGCCATAGAAATCCTCAGGGCATCGCATGGGGAATCAATAATACAATGTATGCTTCTGAACATGGGCAAAGCGGATATGATGAAATCAATATAATAGTCCCGGGCGGAAATTACGGCTGGCCGCTGGTAAGGGGCCCTGAAACATTAGAGGAGCATCCGGATTTTATCCGCCCCATTATAAGCAGCGGCGACTCTACTTGGGCGCCTGCAGGAATAGCCTATGTTGAAGAAGGCCCTTGGGCCGGAAGGCTCCTAGTGGCAAACCTAAGAGGTCAGCAGCTTCTTGCCCTCACTCTTTCCGATGATGGCCAGGAGGTTCAAAATATGGAAATCCTCCTTAAAGATACTTATGGAAGGCTAAGAGACGTATATTATGCCCCCGACGGTTCTCTATATATTTTAACAAGCAACACCGACGGCAGAGGAACACCCCGGCCGGGAGATGACTTAATGCTGCATCTTACTCCAAGGGCAGAAAGCTGA
- a CDS encoding OsmC family protein, with translation MTTIKYRNGKNEVHNEAGYQVEGSPAAGLNGLNPKELLEASLGLCVSLTLTHLLKRDNIEVGEKGIDVEVISKKDEGGANRFSNFTVKVKFPEGLSDEYKEKAKVIIERGCTIGNTLKNSSLIELIEL, from the coding sequence ATGACGACAATAAAATACAGAAACGGCAAAAATGAAGTTCATAATGAAGCAGGCTATCAGGTGGAAGGAAGCCCTGCGGCAGGTCTTAACGGCTTAAACCCAAAGGAGCTTTTGGAAGCCTCTTTAGGTCTTTGCGTATCTCTTACCCTTACACATCTTCTAAAAAGAGATAATATTGAAGTAGGAGAAAAGGGCATTGATGTTGAAGTGATTTCAAAGAAAGACGAGGGAGGAGCCAATAGATTCTCTAACTTTACTGTAAAGGTAAAGTTTCCGGAAGGATTAAGCGACGAATATAAGGAAAAAGCAAAGGTAATCATAGAAAGAGGATGCACCATAGGAAATACCTTGAAAAACTCATCTTTAATAGAACTTATTGAGCTATAG
- a CDS encoding SpaA isopeptide-forming pilin-related protein, whose translation MRKDKKVWHKVLSMLLVAALLITSAPQAYANSPTTYLEESPENKTETAEPNSGSDSTEGKDSTEETRTEEAENASSEEKSSKEGEEPSEEDQSEEEGEQVEGETPLEEGQPEGKDNPASGGEEGQIGSETPLEEGQTEGENAPIEEKKPGLIENAINAISTLLGFSPFSTGTELTDEQAKFTNIIVKYTDKEDPEDEDWQDITKEPLKDRRFEADDVFRIEYEFEVKDTANFSSGDYIEIDLPEYFPISTGEHQGELKGEEDEILAKYEFLPAAEGGSPKLRVTFMADANALFGVKGTAWLETKFSLEELDLGDGNHSELKFPISEDNTITVPIYIKPADNFSPIYKEGKITAPGIIQWTIDVNKGLEKITDATIIDTIGPNHAYKADSFEIYELKIDITGTNAPEVKPGGPISKGTLSVGTPTDGWTLDLGTIEEAYRIIYETTYNPLQDGIGNSPLENTVLLNNETPIIGKVTPANPKYIEKNGVLNDGIDGVESSRYNPQYITWTLTVNENELPLNSLIIKDTLPAGLKYREDSLTVIGSVSNTKIVTPTETPSGNNTILEIPIYTTSEAWTITYITDITDYTKTSFTNSAKVYVDGSETPKGDPAEKTVTFNRGNNGMIHKTGEQVHPEGGKYSEDKYFSWTIIVNSVGAPLKNAVVTDILEGNHALVGGSIKISERTNTSSPATYSEDASKTATAKTANSDGATNLTFTLGDIDKEYKIEYRTKVDKAHVGTGDGEDEPATFKNTATLTHGAEGLGTGPGYGYEGDLEKDVTQTLDQNSFKKDFTSIDYSAKTMTWTITIDPAKTPIKELVVTDTLSAGLKLKEAPKVYKGSSLLTEGTGNDYTYTPTESDGEIIGFEVKFNSDLKESVYTIVYVTDFDRDLKGTTADEREVKRYENTVNFSWKELDDTEPRTTDKDAHYDITDRAANNGEKKGKLDAKNREIEWSIWVNHLSEYTPPFTVEDTIIGAGTVQNFKAESIKIFSYSLNAAGDVQNLVDVTDSIAVEYLPSDSAETITGFKITLPENRPYLITYSTKFTDESAAKYENKAVVENRDKFEAEVDFSSHTDSFASKAVSKNGRELTWTVTVNDSRSLVENAKITDSLEGVHAYDDESFKVTNLDTDEELTLDTDYILTFTKNASGYPVSFTLEWNNSVNGTDSVINQKYEIKYTTVVYAKSGPVVAKNDVKFTGQGTKIEQGNNNDRETATVDTSTSGGSIGGNLRLVTIKKIDTNNPNTALPGAEFDLVLNNEVVGKVTTGEDGTAVILIKKNAQYKLVETKSPEGYKLPEEAERITEIPPTSTTEIIIANEKVKSTIHLYKVSDNGLKTPLKGAEFGIYKASAPTVLLTTAASDSDGLISFYNMEYGDYIIKEISAPSGYEKSDDEWKAKVTKEEETVYAGIGGNGSESYSVVNKSLKGTLIIKKVDKDSHQTPLKGAEFKLYPILPAAGIEGERVSKTPLDINIVTGEDGTATIENLPYGKYFLKETKSPSGYYLNEAGKIIEFFIADDGATIDLTTEPIENTKIPLGTLIIKKVAYENNSRVLKGAEFEIRNENNQVVAKITTGDDGIAKAPSLEYGTYYIKEIKAPSGYILNSTVSKVVLGEDNDNVLEKAITITNRTESDPPPGPDGPNRPDPDPDPKPPEKPKEPEKPVTPPEPEKPVIPPEPSPEPVPEPEEEGEIEIPDEEIPLVSVPPKNGKVTVDEDGKWTYTRDPGFTGEDSFVIRVTHPDGTYEDILVEIPPLGSAEFATDKKKNPKTGIESNNMVYLVSGSMLLAGAFIFLTKKPNKSA comes from the coding sequence ATGAGAAAAGATAAAAAGGTATGGCACAAAGTCTTGAGTATGCTTTTAGTGGCCGCACTTTTGATTACTTCGGCTCCCCAGGCTTACGCCAACTCTCCGACAACTTATTTGGAAGAATCTCCTGAAAACAAAACAGAAACAGCAGAGCCAAATTCAGGCAGTGATTCCACTGAAGGCAAAGACAGTACTGAGGAAACCAGAACGGAGGAAGCAGAAAACGCCTCCTCCGAGGAAAAATCTTCTAAAGAAGGAGAAGAACCATCTGAAGAAGATCAATCTGAAGAGGAAGGTGAACAAGTTGAAGGTGAAACACCTTTAGAGGAAGGCCAGCCTGAAGGAAAAGATAACCCGGCATCCGGCGGCGAAGAAGGTCAAATAGGGAGCGAAACACCCTTAGAAGAAGGCCAGACCGAAGGAGAGAACGCCCCCATAGAGGAAAAGAAACCTGGATTGATAGAAAACGCTATCAATGCGATCAGTACTCTTTTGGGGTTTAGCCCTTTTAGTACGGGAACGGAACTCACTGACGAACAGGCAAAGTTTACAAATATAATAGTAAAATATACCGATAAAGAAGACCCAGAAGATGAAGACTGGCAGGATATCACAAAAGAGCCTTTGAAAGACAGAAGGTTTGAGGCCGATGACGTTTTCCGCATTGAGTATGAATTCGAAGTTAAGGATACAGCAAACTTTAGTTCAGGTGACTACATAGAAATAGACCTTCCTGAATATTTTCCTATATCAACCGGTGAGCATCAGGGTGAGCTGAAAGGTGAAGAAGATGAAATATTAGCAAAGTATGAATTTTTACCTGCTGCGGAAGGCGGAAGTCCTAAGCTTAGAGTTACATTTATGGCAGATGCAAATGCACTTTTTGGCGTAAAAGGAACCGCATGGCTTGAAACTAAGTTTTCCCTTGAAGAATTAGATTTAGGAGACGGAAATCATTCTGAATTAAAATTTCCAATCTCCGAAGATAATACCATTACCGTACCTATTTATATAAAACCCGCAGATAATTTTAGCCCTATATATAAAGAGGGGAAGATCACTGCCCCCGGCATTATCCAGTGGACGATAGACGTTAACAAAGGCCTGGAAAAAATAACTGATGCAACAATTATAGATACCATAGGGCCAAATCATGCTTATAAAGCCGATAGCTTTGAAATTTATGAACTTAAAATTGATATTACAGGAACAAATGCTCCTGAAGTTAAGCCCGGTGGTCCCATATCAAAAGGAACTCTCTCTGTAGGAACACCTACAGACGGCTGGACTTTAGATCTTGGGACGATAGAAGAAGCTTATAGAATAATATACGAAACCACATATAATCCTTTGCAGGACGGCATAGGCAACAGCCCTCTTGAAAATACCGTTCTGCTTAATAACGAAACCCCAATCATAGGCAAAGTTACACCTGCAAATCCCAAATACATTGAAAAGAATGGGGTGCTTAATGACGGTATTGACGGCGTTGAAAGTTCCAGGTACAATCCGCAATATATTACATGGACCCTTACAGTAAACGAGAATGAACTTCCGCTTAATTCTCTTATAATTAAGGATACCTTACCTGCCGGATTAAAATACAGGGAGGATAGCTTGACTGTAATCGGCTCTGTATCCAATACAAAAATTGTAACCCCTACAGAAACACCATCTGGAAACAATACCATTTTAGAAATCCCTATTTACACGACCAGCGAAGCATGGACGATTACTTATATAACTGATATAACAGATTATACTAAAACTTCTTTTACAAACAGTGCAAAGGTATATGTAGACGGTTCCGAAACCCCTAAGGGAGACCCTGCTGAAAAAACCGTGACCTTTAACAGAGGCAATAACGGTATGATTCATAAAACAGGAGAACAAGTGCATCCCGAAGGCGGAAAATATTCCGAAGACAAATACTTCAGCTGGACGATTATTGTAAACAGTGTAGGCGCTCCGCTTAAAAATGCTGTTGTAACGGATATCCTAGAAGGAAATCATGCTCTTGTAGGCGGAAGCATTAAAATATCCGAAAGAACAAATACTTCTTCCCCTGCAACATACAGCGAAGATGCAAGCAAAACAGCCACCGCTAAGACTGCTAATAGCGATGGTGCTACAAATTTAACTTTTACCTTAGGGGATATAGATAAAGAATATAAAATAGAGTATCGAACAAAGGTAGACAAAGCGCACGTAGGCACAGGCGATGGCGAAGATGAACCGGCTACGTTTAAAAACACAGCCACGCTTACCCACGGCGCAGAAGGACTCGGAACAGGCCCGGGATATGGCTATGAGGGAGATTTAGAAAAAGACGTTACGCAGACGCTTGATCAGAACTCCTTTAAAAAAGACTTTACAAGCATAGATTATTCTGCCAAAACAATGACCTGGACCATTACCATTGACCCTGCCAAAACCCCTATCAAAGAGCTTGTTGTAACAGATACGCTGAGCGCAGGGCTTAAACTTAAAGAAGCTCCTAAAGTATATAAAGGAAGCTCTCTTTTGACAGAAGGTACAGGTAACGATTACACGTATACTCCTACCGAAAGCGACGGAGAGATCATCGGCTTCGAAGTTAAATTTAATAGTGACTTAAAAGAGAGTGTATATACAATCGTATATGTTACTGATTTTGACAGAGATTTAAAAGGTACAACAGCGGATGAAAGAGAAGTAAAAAGGTATGAAAATACAGTCAACTTCAGCTGGAAAGAGCTTGATGATACAGAGCCTAGAACCACTGACAAAGATGCCCACTATGATATCACCGACAGAGCCGCAAATAACGGTGAGAAAAAAGGCAAATTAGATGCGAAAAACAGAGAAATTGAATGGAGCATTTGGGTAAACCATTTATCTGAATATACGCCTCCTTTTACAGTAGAAGATACTATCATTGGTGCCGGCACCGTTCAGAATTTTAAAGCTGAAAGTATTAAAATATTCTCTTATTCTCTTAATGCAGCAGGAGACGTGCAAAATCTTGTTGATGTAACAGATAGTATAGCTGTTGAGTATTTACCTAGCGACAGCGCTGAAACGATTACAGGCTTTAAAATAACATTGCCTGAAAATAGACCTTATCTCATAACCTATAGTACAAAATTCACCGATGAATCAGCAGCAAAGTATGAAAATAAAGCCGTTGTAGAAAATCGGGACAAATTTGAAGCCGAGGTAGATTTCTCATCCCATACAGATAGCTTTGCGTCAAAAGCCGTTTCTAAAAACGGAAGAGAGCTTACATGGACAGTTACCGTAAATGACAGCCGCTCTTTAGTAGAAAATGCCAAAATTACAGATTCCCTGGAAGGCGTGCACGCTTACGATGACGAATCTTTTAAAGTTACAAATCTTGACACCGACGAGGAACTCACTCTTGATACGGATTATATCTTGACATTTACCAAAAATGCGTCGGGATATCCTGTTTCATTTACGCTTGAATGGAATAATTCAGTAAACGGAACTGATTCTGTAATAAATCAAAAATATGAGATTAAATATACAACCGTTGTATATGCAAAATCAGGACCTGTAGTTGCAAAGAATGACGTTAAGTTTACAGGTCAAGGTACAAAGATTGAACAAGGCAACAATAATGACCGCGAAACAGCTACAGTAGATACAAGCACCAGCGGCGGAAGCATCGGCGGGAACTTAAGGCTTGTAACTATTAAAAAGATTGATACAAACAACCCAAACACGGCTCTTCCCGGAGCAGAATTTGATTTGGTGCTTAATAATGAAGTTGTAGGGAAGGTTACTACAGGCGAAGATGGTACAGCAGTCATTTTAATTAAAAAGAATGCTCAATACAAACTTGTGGAAACAAAATCCCCTGAAGGCTATAAACTGCCTGAAGAAGCAGAAAGAATAACTGAAATCCCTCCAACAAGTACTACCGAAATAATCATAGCCAACGAAAAGGTTAAAAGTACCATTCATCTTTACAAGGTAAGCGATAATGGACTTAAAACGCCGCTTAAGGGTGCAGAGTTTGGAATTTATAAGGCTTCTGCTCCTACAGTACTTCTTACAACAGCTGCAAGCGATTCCGACGGACTTATTTCTTTCTACAACATGGAATACGGAGACTATATCATAAAAGAAATCTCTGCACCAAGCGGCTATGAGAAATCCGATGATGAATGGAAAGCCAAAGTTACAAAAGAAGAGGAAACTGTATATGCCGGCATAGGCGGAAACGGCTCAGAATCTTATTCCGTAGTAAATAAAAGCCTTAAAGGAACACTTATCATTAAAAAGGTTGATAAGGATTCACACCAAACACCTCTCAAGGGGGCAGAATTTAAATTATATCCTATTCTTCCTGCTGCAGGTATAGAAGGCGAGAGAGTTTCCAAAACCCCTTTAGATATTAATATTGTTACCGGAGAAGACGGAACTGCAACAATAGAAAACCTTCCTTATGGAAAGTATTTTCTCAAAGAAACTAAATCTCCTAGCGGCTATTATTTAAATGAAGCTGGAAAAATAATTGAATTCTTCATAGCAGATGACGGCGCTACGATTGATTTAACCACAGAACCCATTGAAAATACGAAAATACCTTTAGGTACTCTTATTATCAAAAAAGTAGCTTATGAGAACAACAGCAGAGTTCTTAAAGGCGCAGAATTTGAAATAAGAAATGAAAATAATCAGGTGGTAGCAAAAATTACAACAGGGGATGACGGTATAGCTAAAGCCCCTAGCCTTGAATATGGAACATACTATATAAAGGAAATTAAAGCTCCTTCCGGCTATATACTTAATAGCACTGTAAGTAAGGTAGTTTTAGGAGAAGATAATGATAATGTTCTTGAAAAGGCAATTACCATAACAAACAGAACAGAATCTGACCCGCCTCCGGGGCCAGACGGCCCCAATAGACCCGATCCGGACCCAGATCCAAAGCCGCCAGAGAAACCAAAAGAACCCGAAAAACCTGTAACTCCGCCAGAACCAGAGAAACCTGTAATCCCGCCGGAACCGAGCCCTGAACCCGTACCTGAACCTGAAGAAGAAGGTGAAATTGAAATTCCCGATGAGGAAATTCCTCTCGTTTCAGTTCCTCCGAAAAACGGCAAGGTTACAGTCGATGAAGACGGTAAATGGACCTACACCCGTGACCCCGGCTTCACCGGTGAAGACAGCTTTGTTATAAGGGTTACACACCCCGATGGAACTTATGAAGACATTTTAGTAGAAATACCGCCTTTAGGTTCCGCCGAATTTGCCACAGACAAGAAAAAGAATCCAAAGACAGGCATAGAATCAAACAACATGGTATATTTAGTATCCGGAAGCATGCTTCTTGCAGGCGCATTTATTTTTCTTACAAAAAAGCCTAATAAATCAGCTTAA
- a CDS encoding GntR family transcriptional regulator, which translates to MNNGSVSPAFDKVYKGLETKILEGELKYGERLQTEKWLCDYYKASRTTVRKAIDALINKGLLERKPNKGVYVLYTKFDTRFQKPASIFQELTRSGVKTTSKIISYRILWDENKFMEIFDCGPLDNIIEISRLRYADDDVFSIQTIYLLEEVFPDFNPWGLVGNPTQDILSTGYNIEIGSTVQVVNVASSSKRQSVLLNIPQKTPLLFTKSTMYTKDKRVIEYQETYVNTNKIPYSYRVNMG; encoded by the coding sequence ATGAATAATGGATCGGTATCTCCGGCGTTTGACAAGGTCTATAAGGGCCTTGAGACAAAAATACTGGAAGGTGAACTTAAATACGGAGAGCGTCTTCAGACGGAAAAATGGCTTTGCGACTATTATAAGGCCAGTAGGACAACTGTGAGAAAAGCAATAGATGCTCTTATAAATAAGGGCCTTTTAGAAAGAAAACCCAATAAAGGGGTATATGTTTTATATACGAAATTTGATACCAGATTTCAAAAGCCTGCGAGTATATTTCAAGAGCTTACTCGTTCAGGTGTTAAAACTACGTCGAAAATCATTTCTTACAGAATATTATGGGACGAGAACAAGTTCATGGAAATCTTTGATTGCGGTCCATTAGATAATATCATAGAGATTTCAAGGCTGCGATATGCAGATGACGACGTTTTTTCTATACAGACTATATATCTTTTGGAAGAGGTTTTTCCCGATTTTAACCCATGGGGCCTTGTGGGTAACCCTACACAGGATATTCTCTCCACAGGCTATAATATAGAAATAGGCAGCACCGTTCAGGTGGTAAATGTCGCTTCTTCGAGCAAAAGGCAAAGTGTTCTTTTAAACATTCCCCAGAAAACTCCCCTTTTATTTACGAAAAGTACTATGTATACGAAGGACAAGCGGGTTATTGAATATCAGGAAACCTATGTAAACACAAATAAAATACCTTATTCTTATCGGGTAAATATGGGCTGA
- a CDS encoding LacI family DNA-binding transcriptional regulator produces the protein MRVTLKDIAKKTGLSTTSVSLILNNRPNKISEKTKELVLKTAKEMGYRPNQLAIGLIKKRTKTIGLIVPDIRNSFFSLLAKGIEDTCQKNGWTMILCNTGDNGVRDAESIRVLSSKGVDGIIYSMSKDATETLPDTIGLFKGYDIPFIMVDRFVPSIPAPVATLNHEMGGFLAGSHLISLGHKKIACIAGPSNLEDSRLRLVGFKRALKEHNISFDESLLMEGNYQMDGGMAAAEKLIGKDFTAIFSFNDMMALGVYKAFSENGIKIPADVSIIGYDDTFFSEFMEVPLTTIHQPIEKTGAAATDALIAAIESGKQIEPFSSFEPKLIIRKSTAPPKSFEG, from the coding sequence ATGCGGGTTACACTCAAGGATATTGCTAAAAAAACAGGGCTTTCAACAACCTCTGTTTCACTGATTCTAAATAACCGCCCTAATAAAATTTCTGAAAAAACAAAAGAGCTGGTGTTGAAAACTGCGAAGGAAATGGGCTATCGTCCAAATCAGCTGGCTATAGGGCTTATTAAGAAAAGAACGAAAACCATAGGGCTCATTGTTCCCGATATACGAAACAGTTTCTTCTCTTTGCTTGCAAAGGGAATAGAAGATACATGCCAGAAAAATGGCTGGACCATGATTTTATGTAATACAGGGGATAACGGCGTAAGAGATGCCGAAAGCATTCGCGTCCTTTCTTCAAAAGGTGTCGACGGCATTATATATTCCATGTCAAAAGACGCTACCGAAACCCTTCCTGATACAATAGGGCTTTTTAAAGGATATGATATACCCTTTATTATGGTTGACCGTTTCGTTCCCTCAATCCCCGCCCCCGTAGCTACTTTAAACCATGAAATGGGTGGTTTTCTTGCCGGAAGCCATTTAATATCTTTAGGCCATAAAAAAATAGCCTGTATTGCCGGTCCTTCAAATCTGGAAGACTCCCGCCTTAGGCTTGTGGGCTTTAAAAGAGCCCTTAAAGAACATAACATTTCTTTTGATGAATCGCTTCTTATGGAAGGCAATTATCAGATGGACGGCGGAATGGCCGCCGCAGAAAAACTTATAGGCAAAGACTTTACCGCCATATTTTCCTTTAACGATATGATGGCCTTAGGCGTATATAAAGCTTTCTCGGAAAACGGCATTAAAATTCCTGCCGATGTTTCCATTATCGGCTATGACGATACTTTTTTTTCCGAATTTATGGAAGTTCCCCTTACGACCATCCATCAGCCCATAGAAAAAACCGGAGCCGCGGCAACAGATGCCCTTATAGCCGCCATCGAATCCGGAAAGCAAATTGAACCTTTTTCCTCCTTTGAGCCTAAGCTGATTATAAGAAAAAGCACTGCTCCTCCGAAATCCTTTGAAGGTTAA
- a CDS encoding BMP family lipoprotein translates to MMKKFLAVALSMIVFASVFSGCSGTGEKAAGDKGGSGDKKIKVALIYSGFLGDKSFNDSAHAGAMKAAEELGVEIKEMQSKEPTEWESNFVAMASEDYDLIIGVSTQFQEIMAKHCPEYPNKKFALIDGVVEGDNIVSSTFAQNEGSFLAGAAAAMFTTKTDIEGVNEDKVIGWVGGMDIPVLQDFFIGYEQGAKYIDPDVQILRSFAGSFTDPLKGKELTLAQYSQGADIVMNVASGTGVGILEAAKEDGKYAIGVDLNQDGEFPGSILTSMLKNVDQATYLAIESVVNGTFEGGSVTYLDISNGGVGLTDMSVMKEALGDKFPQDILDRIKELEEKVKSGEIKVDFYDGFGPK, encoded by the coding sequence TTGATGAAAAAGTTTTTGGCAGTAGCTTTATCAATGATAGTTTTTGCATCTGTTTTTTCAGGCTGCAGCGGCACCGGAGAAAAGGCAGCAGGGGACAAAGGCGGCAGCGGAGATAAGAAAATCAAAGTAGCTTTAATTTATTCAGGCTTTCTCGGTGACAAATCTTTTAACGATTCGGCCCATGCCGGTGCTATGAAGGCGGCAGAGGAACTTGGTGTAGAAATTAAGGAAATGCAGTCCAAAGAGCCTACAGAGTGGGAATCCAACTTTGTTGCTATGGCATCTGAAGATTATGACCTTATAATCGGCGTATCCACACAGTTCCAGGAAATCATGGCAAAACACTGCCCTGAATATCCCAATAAGAAATTTGCTTTAATTGACGGCGTTGTAGAAGGCGATAATATTGTTTCTTCAACATTTGCACAGAACGAAGGCTCTTTCCTCGCCGGAGCAGCGGCGGCGATGTTTACGACAAAGACAGATATTGAAGGCGTAAACGAAGATAAAGTCATCGGCTGGGTTGGCGGTATGGATATTCCTGTTTTACAGGACTTTTTCATTGGCTACGAGCAGGGCGCAAAATATATCGATCCTGATGTTCAGATACTTCGCTCTTTTGCAGGCTCCTTTACAGACCCGCTTAAAGGCAAGGAGTTAACTCTTGCTCAGTACAGCCAGGGTGCAGACATCGTTATGAACGTAGCTTCAGGCACAGGCGTTGGCATTTTGGAAGCGGCTAAAGAAGACGGCAAGTATGCTATCGGCGTTGACCTTAATCAGGACGGCGAATTCCCAGGCTCCATACTTACTTCTATGCTTAAGAATGTTGACCAGGCTACTTATCTTGCTATAGAGTCAGTTGTTAACGGAACATTTGAAGGCGGTTCCGTAACTTATCTTGATATTAGTAACGGCGGCGTAGGCCTTACAGATATGTCCGTTATGAAGGAAGCTTTAGGCGACAAATTCCCTCAGGATATTTTAGACAGAATTAAAGAGCTTGAAGAAAAGGTTAAATCAGGAGAAATCAAGGTTGATTTCTATGATGGTTTCGGCCCTAAATAA